In the Anguilla anguilla isolate fAngAng1 chromosome 7, fAngAng1.pri, whole genome shotgun sequence genome, one interval contains:
- the arsj gene encoding arylsulfatase J, with protein sequence MFTFVLLEGLCVLSVITCVYASWENPNSNVKNQANELDKPTSQPHIIFILADDQGFRDVGYHGSEIKTPTLDRLASEGVKLENYYVQPICSPSRSQFMTGRYQIHTGLQHSIIRAAQPNCLPLENVTLPQKLKAVGYSTHMVGKWHLGFYKRECMPTQRGFDTFFGYLLGSGDYYSHYKCDGPGMCGYDLYDGEEAAWDQDRGVYSTVMYTQKAVSLLASRDPRRPLFLYLAYQAVHSPLQVPSRYLERYKSIPNLHRRKYAAMVSCLDEAVHNITLALKRYGYYDNSILVYSTDNGGQPMAGGSNWPLRGSKGTYWEGGIRAVGFVHSPLLLRKGTSCRGLVHITDWFPTLVTLAEGSLEEDLNLDGYDVWEAISEGFPSPRQDILHNIDPIYTKAKNGSWKAGHGIWNTAVQAAIRVGDWKLLTGVPGYSDWVPPQTFSSVLLTNRWHNERVRWDRGKSVWLFNITADPYERVDLSRRHPQVVKRLLLRLAQYNKTAVPVRYPAKDSRSNPQLNGGVWGPWYKEKGEEDGESNLLTNQLDKRRRKKKARRKHKQRRGSRD encoded by the exons ATGTTTACGTTTGTACTGCTGGAAGGATTATGCGTTTTAAGCGTGATAACTTGTGTCtatgcatcatgggaaaatccCAATTCCAATGTGAAAAACCAAGCGAACGAACTTGACAAGCCCACCTCTCAACCTCACATCATTTTCATCCTGGCCGACGATCAAGGATTCCGAGACGTGGGATACCATGGCTCCGAGATTAAAACACCGACCCTCGACCGGTTGGCGTCAGAAGGAGTGAAACTGGAGAATTATTACGTACAGCCCATCTGCTCCCCCTCTCGAAGCCAGTTTATGACTGGCAG GTACCAGATCCACACGGGCCTGCAGCACTCCATCATCCGAGCCGCACAGCCCAACTGCCTGCCCCTGGAAAACGTCACCCTGCCCCAGAAGCTGAAGGCCGTGGGCTACTCCACCCACATGGTGGGCAAGTGGCACCTGGGCTTCTACAAGCGGGAATGCATGCCCACTCAGCGCGGGTTCGACACCTTCTTCGGCTACCTCCTGGGCAGCGGGGACTACTACAGCCACTACAAGTGCGACGGCCCCGGCATGTGCGGCTACGACCTGTACGACGGGGAGGAGGCGGCCTGGGACCAGGACCGGGGGGTCTACTCCACCGTCATGTACACCCAGAAGGCGGTGAGCCTCCTGGCGTCCCGCGACCCCCGCCGCCCTCTCTTCCTCTACCTGGCCTACCAGGCGGTGCACTCGCCCCTGCAGGTGCCCAGCCGCTACCTGGAGCGCTACAAGTCCATCCCCAACCTGCACCGCCGCAAGTACGCCGCCATGGTGAGCTGCCTGGACGAGGCGGTCCACAACATCACGCTGGCGCTCAAGCGGTACGGCTACTACGACAACAGCATACTGGTGTACTCCACGGACAACGGGGGCCAGCCCATGGCCGGGGGCAGCAACTGGCCCCTCAGGGGGAGCAAGGGGACCTACTGGGAGGGGGGCATCCGGGCGGTGGGGTTCGTCCACAGCCCCCTGCTGCTGAGGAAGGGCACGAGCTGCCGGGGGCTGGTGCACATCACCGACTGGTTCCCCACGCTGGTCACGCTGGCCGAGGGGTCGCTGGAGGAGGACCTCAACCTGGACGGGTACGACGTGTGGGAGGCCATCAGCGAGGGCTTTCCGTCCCCCCGCCAGGACATCCTGCACAACATCGACCCCATCTACACCAAGGCCAAGAACGGCTCCTGGAAGGCCGGCCACGGCATCTGGAACACGGCGGTCCAGGCCGCCATCCGCGTCGGGGACTGGAAGCTGCTGACGGGCGTGCCGGGCTACAGCGACTGGGTGCCGCCGCAGACCTTCTCCAGCGTGCTGCTCACCAACCGCTGGCACAACGAGCGCGTCCGCTGGGACCGCGGCAAGTCCGTCTGGCTCTTCAACATCACCGCCGACCCCTACGAGCGGGTGGACCTGTCGCGGCGCCACCCGCAGGTGGTCAAGAGGCTGCTCCTCCGCCTGGCCCAGTACAACAAGACGGCCGTGCCCGTCCGCTACCCCGCCAAGGACTCCCGCTCGAACCCGCAGCTCAACGGAGGGGTGTGGGGACCCTGGTACaaggagaaaggggaggaggacGGGGAGAGCAACCTCCTCACCAACCAGCTCGACAAGAGGAGGCGCAAGAAGAAAGCGAGGAGGAAGCACAAGCAGAGAAGGGGATCCAGAGATTAG